Genomic segment of Canis lupus dingo isolate Sandy chromosome 9, ASM325472v2, whole genome shotgun sequence:
AGGGTGCTGTGTTCCCCGAAAAAAAGCAGACGACGTGAAAACTACTAACGCCGAGCACCTGCCGTGCACTCACGCACTCGCGTGCCAAGTGCCCTTCCAGACACCCAGCGTGATCTGAGGTCTTACACGAGCTCCTGAGCAGCGTCCTGTGTCCGTCGTCTTTACGAACAAAGACGACGAGGCCGAGAAGCGAGGTCGCTGCCCAGAGTGGCACAGCGTGGCGCAGAGCCAGGCGGGGTTTCACCCCACGCCGGGCCACCTCCTGCCTCGGGGTCCCTGGCTTTCCCTGGCTCTAGCCTGTCCGCTGGGATGTCAGCGGGGCAAGGCTGGACAGGACGCGGCGCCGACTCGGGTCCCTGCTTCAAGCGttgggggccgggccgggctgacCTCCGGCAGGTGCCCGGGTGCGCCCCGGCCTGCTGGCCCTCGTCCCGGCGCCGCGGGGCCTAGCCAGCCGCGGGCGGCACTGGCCTGCTGGTAAGCTGCGGCGGATCTCGGGGCCCGAACCGTCCTCAGCCCACAGGAGCACGCCTCCTCGGGGTCTCCTCCAAAGCCACACCCGAGGAAAACGCAGGCGGGCTCCGGGCCGCCGCTGGGGCGCCCCCGACACCGAGCCCGCCGTGGCCCTGGGGTGACGCCGCGAGGCTGCGGAGGGCGCGGCGCGGACGGGGTCCCGGGGGGCGGCGCGGGAGCGCGGAGCCGCTGCGCCGGGCACCGTCGGGCCCCGCAGTCCGCGCGGTCGGGGGCAGGTGCCCGCCTCCGTGACTCAGGGCCCGCGGCCGCTCGCTCGCAGGCCGCGCCGCGGGGGCTCcaggccgccgcccgcccggcctcCGCGCGCCCTCGCCCACTCGGGTCGCAGCCCGCGCCCAGCGCCCGCCGGGTCCCCGCACCGCCGCGCCCACCCACACCCCGGGGCCGGCATCGCGCcgcggccgccccccgccgctcCCCGGACGCGGGCCAGCGCGAGGGGCGGGGGCTGCGTTACCTAGGAGACGCTCGAAGGTGCCGCTGCCGCGCCCCATGGCGACCCCGGACCCCGACCCGACGCCGCGGCGCTCTCGGCGGCGAACCGGCGCGCCCCCGACTTCCGCTTCCGCCTTCCCTCGGGCGCGCGCACAGGCGCGGCTCCGGCCGGGCGGCCCTGGGGACGGCGAGCGCCCAGAGCCAATGAGCAGCTCGGACGTCAGGCCTATCCAATgagggcgcgggggggcgggacTTGCGCCGCGTGcccgaggcgggggcgggggcgcgatGTGTCTGCTGCTGGGGGCCGCGGGCGTCGGCAAGACGCTGTTGGTGAAGAGGCTGCAGACTATCCttccgcgcggggcgggggccgggagtgggggtggggggcctgggacCCCGGGGGAGCGGGGCGCCCGGAGGAGCGGggctggggcgcccgggggcgcgggggcctggggcgcgggggggcggggctgggacacctgggggagcggggcgcccgggggggcggggctggggcgcccgggggggcccggggcgggctccggccgccgccgccttccCTGCCTGGCTCCGCATCCTTGACGGCCCGCACAGCTGAGCTCCGCGGATGGGAAGGGCGACCTGGGCGACCCCCCCCCGACGCGGCCCACGGTAGGCTTCCGCTCTCCCGCGGGTTGGCACAAACGGGTACCCTCTGGGGCCTGGAGTCCGGCCGGTCGGTGTTTTAGGGCAGCCCGCGGCAGGTGAGCCGGTGTCACGGGGAGGAGCCTGCCCCCTGGGACGGAGCTGGTCCCCCAGAGGCCGACCCGCTGGTGGGTGTTGGAGCCGCGGCCAGTCAGCTCTGGGGTTAGGGCGTTGGCCCTTGGAAGCCAGTTTCACCTTCTTTGCTTGGGGTTGTGCTTGACGGTCTAAGCCCCTGAGAGCCGGTGTGTTGGGCCTTAGGCTAGTGGACGTTCCCAGTGGAGAAGCGCCTGTGTCCTTAATGCTTCCTGGTTTTTTCCCACAGGTGGGCACCGACCTGACAGACATCGTGGTCCCGAGGAAGATCACCATCCGGGAGCTGGGGGGCTGCATGGGCCCCATCTGGCCCAGCTACTATGGAGATTGCCATTGTCTCCTGGTAGGTCAGCAGCTGGTGGGCTGCTTTGGGCATTGCTGGGCAGGAGTTTGGGTTCCTGGGCAGTGATGCTAGCTAGTCAAGGGAACAGGACTCAGCTTCCAGTGGCTTCCTTTTGGGACCCCAGTTTGATCCCTAGTGCTCCTGCCCCAGAGCTGATGCACAGCCTGTGTGGGGCTTGCTGGCGGaagtgtttattttccatttgtaaggCGCTTGCTGTCTGCGGTGTTCCCATGGGTGTGTTTTAATATTGACTATTGAATTGTACCCATTGTGGGTTTGTTCCATCCTAGCAAGGCCTGGCcccaaatcccaggacccttccTGGGAGAAGTGACGGCCACACGAGTAGAGAGGCTTCCACATGGGTGGAAACAAGTGACACCAGGTCACTCTCGTGCAATTCAATTTCCTCTATTTCCCCTGACCCCAAAGTCGTTTGTTTAAAagtcattttgcttttctgagcAAGGTCTCGATGCCCAAAGGAGGGCATTTGGCAATGTCTCCCTCATGGGGTGGTCTTGGTCTGCATTTTCTTCCCCAGTTCATGATGGATGCCGCCAACCCCACTCAGCTGTCCGCATCCTGTGTGCAACTCCTGGGTCTTCTTTCTGCAGAAGGACTCGCAGAAGCATCAGTCCTGATACTCTTCAATAAAATGTAGGGGTCTGTCCTCCTGGAGGAGTGTGGGGTGCCCCTGGGGAGGAGCTCCCTTGGACCATAGCCAGGAGGGTGGCTCATGGGGCGGCGAGGGCTGGGATGGGCTTGTGGCAGCACACCGTGACTGCGTGCTGCTTCTGCTCTAGTGATCTGCCCTGTTACATGACCATCGAGGAGATGAAGTCCTTGATCAGACTCCCAGACATCATTGCCTGTGCCAAGCAGAACATCACCACGGCAGAAATCAGTGCCCACAAGGGCACTGGCTTATCTGAGGTCATGCACTGGCTCCAGGACACCCACAGGCCTGACCGCTGACCACCTGGAGCAGAAGTGTGACAGGCTAGCTccggggaggaggcagagaataGCACCGTTCGGCCTCCAGCGATCTCTACTCGTCAGGGACGGGATGACCCAACACAAGCCGAGGGGCTCCTGGCCTGAGTTGCAGTGATGGGCAAACTGAGGCACCCCAGTTACAGAGACTCCTGATAGCTGGCCTCTGAATGAAAAAATTGTCCCCACGGCAGGGAGAGGAAGCTGGGCTTGCAGGGTGGCTGGGTGTCCTGCTGCCGTCCTGGAATCTACTCCTTTCCCATCAGGACTGCTCTTTCCCAGAGGTGTTTGCGCTGCACAGCCCCGCAGACTTGGTCTCTTGACTGTGGTACAGATCGTACCCACGAGTTTCTGACATGCCGACATGTGTGAGGCCGCTGTCATAGAAAGAACCAAGCCTGGAGTCAAAACGAGAACAGTGTTTTCATTAGTTCACGTGCCGAATGCACATGTGTGCCCAGGAGGGCATCGGGGTCCCACGGGTAGGCGAGCGTGGGGGCGGCTCTGATAGAGCGCAGGAGGTCCTGGCAAGCTCATCCTGATCTCAGCTGGGGGGTTTGCAGAACACCTGTCGGGTGTATTCGTATCCTAGGGTCTCCGTAACAAATTGTCACCAACTTGATGGCTCACAGCCACCTAAATTTATGCTCATGGTCCTGGAGGTCAAAAAACTAACAGCAAGGTGTCCGCAGCGCTGGTTCCTTCTAGAGGCTATGAGGCAGAATGCATTCCTTGCTGCTTTTCTGGCTTCAAGTGGCTGCTGGCAGTTCTCCATAGAACTTGGCTTGTGACTTGTGGAACTAGAATGCTTGCCTCTGCATGTGGCCTTCTCTCCTTATAGGGACCCGTTACTGGATCTAGGGCCCACCCTAAATCTAGGATGATTTCGAGATCTCTAGTTGCATCTGCAAAGACCGTTTGTCAAAATAAGGTCACGCTTGTATGTCCCCAGGGTTACAATGAGACATGTTCTCAGGGCTGCTGTTCAGCCCACTGTGGTTGGGGTTAAGCCCTCTGCTCCGGGTGTGGTGGTGTTTCCTACAGATGGATTTCTTCAGCTCAGCTGGCGGGTGAGGCTAGTAGGGCCTCCGGACGtgcagagcagagcagggccCAGGCTTCAGCCGCAGTTTCCACTTGGCTACTTCGCTGCCAGGGTCTGTATACAGGAGTTGGATGCCTCCGAGAAGCTCTTGCGGGGCCCCTGGGGCTgagtctctgccccccacccaccccgtgGACGTGCTCCTCTCTGGAAAGTCTGGGATCACTGTGTGCTGCGTCACTGTCCCGTGAATCGCCCCATGCAGCCCTGGGTGTGAATGGCCTCCACCCCAGGATGAAGTCCTTGTGGCTTTCAGACAACTTGGCACCCAGAGTCCCCAGCCttcacccaccacccccaccccgccccgcttCAGTTACACACCGTGCACGCTCAGGAGACAAGCACCTGGCTGTCTTTGGGGTGACCCCAGTCTGGGCACCATCTCTCAGGGGTGGCCCCCTGGCACAGGCTCCACCTCAAACTTTACATCTGGTGACATCTCATGATAAAGCTACCCCGGGCCAAGTTGTTGAGTTTTGGGGACACTCTGACAGGCCTGAGAGGATTCCATATGCCATGTGACTGGTGAACCTGGTTGTGAAAGGCAGACCTCCTCCAGCCACAACCTGTTTCCATCTTCCTGCTTTAGTGCCACGCTTGGCAACACGTCCAGGAGCATGGGCATTTCTCAGGGACTCGTTCAGTCCTGGTCTTGCCACTGTGCCACGTCCTGGAATCTTACCGCAGAAAGGGTGCCAGCCACTGAAGGAGCAGGCGTGCTGCCCACCCCACTGCCACTGGAGACCTGGCTTGAGTCCTGGCTGCTGCAGGGCGCCTAGCACTCCTGGTCACCCAATGTAGGACAGGGCCCCCACCACACAGAAAGACACCCTCGAGCACAAATACAACTTCAACTTAAGTTTGTTTAactcaagtttaaaaaataaataaataaataaaggatgcaAACAAGGGCAAAAGAAGGATCCCACAGAGCACACTGCCTGTGTAGGGCCATACTGCAGGGCCACCTGGCCAAGGCTGAGATAGAGCATTTCCTGGACTGTCCAGGCCCACGTCTGCCAGCTACAGAGCCAGAACTGGTGAGCCCAAGCAGAGCCAGGTGCTGTCCTCACCAGGGTAGGAGCAGCAGGACTCTCCCCTTAAGGTCTTAAGCACATTGCTGTCTGGACATGcacgcccgcccgcccgccctcccttcttccctccctcggCTCTCGTGGAAGGGTCAAACCTCACCAGGCCCTGTGGTTGGCAGGAATTCCCACATCGCCTTTTTCTAACCACAGGCAGGACCTGGGCCAGGGTCCTGTCCTTGCCATCACACGGTTTCATACCTCTTTTTTCCCCAACCAACCTCCTCTCAAACCCACTAGGTGTGGGTGGTGCCATCAGTCTCTGTACCCCAGTGAGAGCCTGGGTGGGCTCCACCTGCCTCTGTAGGGATGTGGACCCCGACCTGCTGCCTGGCCTGTGCTTTCAGCCATGCTGTGCTGTTCAGCCCCACAGAGCTTCAGTTAGATTCGGCCGAGCGAGCACGGTCTCTCCAGTGGACTGGCATTTAGTCTCTCCAGTGGACTGGCGTTTAAGGACTGTCCTCCCTAAAGTGGCCCTGAGTTATCTCAGCCTGGACCTGAGTATTCAGAACAAAGCTGTGAGTGATGCCAGC
This window contains:
- the ARL16 gene encoding ADP-ribosylation factor-like protein 16 isoform X1, which gives rise to MCLLLGAAGVGKTLLVKRLQKLSSADGKGDLGDPPPTRPTVGTDLTDIVVPRKITIRELGGCMGPIWPSYYGDCHCLLFMMDAANPTQLSASCVQLLGLLSAEGLAEASVLILFNKIDLPCYMTIEEMKSLIRLPDIIACAKQNITTAEISAHKGTGLSEVMHWLQDTHRPDR
- the ARL16 gene encoding ADP-ribosylation factor-like protein 16 isoform X2 encodes the protein MGPIWPSYYGDCHCLLFMMDAANPTQLSASCVQLLGLLSAEGLAEASVLILFNKIDLPCYMTIEEMKSLIRLPDIIACAKQNITTAEISAHKGTGLSEVMHWLQDTHRPDR